A window from Dermacentor albipictus isolate Rhodes 1998 colony chromosome 10, USDA_Dalb.pri_finalv2, whole genome shotgun sequence encodes these proteins:
- the LOC135907691 gene encoding uncharacterized protein isoform X1, giving the protein MHRQALRSKSGISPSESPTARPPPEPARAEPLRPAPPPKVEPTGVQAPALERPAGRRYAGFPGVGATQVAPDVILFAPRRTPLGSVGTASVGSPAAEMPDVPSPERRAVLPDQETPEEERLCMRSWAVCAAAMAPVVFSTWMLLLPFVFRGNGTVVRLPPLPAQPSATSPGPAALPSGPTLAKPSPTTQSSKSSTPTIDCNIGPEVKDVLQPFNATVYRVSASLGESTPSELMCLFNNTRVNAWTGQAKYYSVQSLPLQICSTLVYWSVGFRDGRMLSRMPVFDKNHGMHRLRRITDRLASADMKILLALGGYPEDGPQFTATGRDPSTLDSLTAHVLATVKQLRLNGVALHWMQPHPGCRSGDDRLAFTRVVSGFRKAFAQGAEPERRIVSVITDSEPVSIEYAVKVAHAVDYIFVFAYRMPQRLPEPFRLCEQFTEQTSATLHAFVRVGTVKAGVKTGTLCLVESVAPVTARAVWDPVAKETRLPSEGSLYGPLPFHTDCNKPSFCKDARSNTCIVHRVGEEAQTLFYLVPSLEQYNARFNFTTLGLGSGSACVLMADFDFDNYDGVCGAPFVRYMLVRNLHYGTQSASRKPLYGLYRQPDCRY; this is encoded by the exons ATGCATCGCCAAGCCCTGCGCTCCAAATCCGGCATCTCGCCGTCGGAGTCGCCCACCGCGAGGCCTCCTCCCGAACCGGCGCGGGCAGAACCCctccggccggcgccgccgcccAAGGTCGAGCCGACGGGCGTCCAGGCGCCCGCGTTGGAACGCCCCGCGGGTCGACGCTACGCCGGCTTCCCGGGAGTCGGCGCCACCCAG GTCGCGCCCGACGTCATCCTGTTCGCCCCGCGACGGACGCCGCTGGGCAGCGTCGGCACGGCGAGCGTCGGCAGCCCGGCCGCCGAGATGCCGGACGTGCCGTCGCCCGAGCGACGGGCGGTCCTGCCCGACCAGGAGACGCCCGAGGAAGAGCGCCTCTGCATGCGCAGCTGGGCCGTGTGCGCCGCGGCCATGGCGCCCGTCGTGTTCTCCACGTGGATGCTCCTGCTGCCGTTCGTGTTCCGAGGCAACGGCACCGTGGTCCGGCTGCCGCCCCTGCCGGCGCAGCCGTCCGCGACTTCGCCGGGGCCCGCAG CCCTACCCTCAGGTCCGACACTGGCGAAGCCGAGTCCTACTACTCAGTCGTCCAAGTCGTCGACCCCGACCATCGACTGCAACATCGGACCCGAGGTGAAAGACGTCTTGCAACCGTTCAACGCGACCGTCTACAGGGTGAGCGCCTCCTTGGGCGAGTCGACGCCGTCCGAACTGATGTGCCTATTCAACAACACGCGCGTCAATGCGTGGACCGGCCAGGCCAAGTACTACTCCGTCCAGTCGCTGCCCCTCCAGATCTGCTCGACGCTCGTCTACTGGTCGGTCGGCTTCCGGGACGGCCGAATGCTGAGCCGGATGCCCGTGTTCGACAAGAATCACGGCATGCACCGACTCCGGCGGATCACGGACCGTCTCGCCAGCGCCGACATGAAGATCCTCCTGGCGTTGGGCGGATACCCCGAGGACGGCCCCCAATTCACCGCGACCGGGCGTGACCCGAGCACGCTCGACTCGCTCACCGCCCACGTCCTGGCCACCGTGAAGCAGCTGCGCCTGAACGGCGTGGCCCTGCACTGGATGCAGCCGCACCCGGGCTGCCGCAGCGGCGACGACCGCCTCGCCTTCACCAGGGTCGTGTCGGGGTTTCGCAAGGCCTTCGCCCAGGGCGCCGAGCCGGAACGGCGCATCGTCTCGGTGATCACGGACAGCGAGCCCGTCAGCATCGAGTACGCGGTGAAAGTGGCCCACGCGGTGGACTACATCTTCGTGTTCGCCTACCGGATGCCGCAGCGGCTGCCGGAGCCGTTTCGGCTGTGTGAACAGTTCACGGAGCAGACGAGTGCGACGCTCCACGCGTTCGTCCGGGTCGGCACCGTTAAAGCGGGCGTCAAGACGGGCACCCTGTGCCTCGTCGAGTCGGTGGCGCCGGTGACCGCGCGCGCGGTCTGGGACCCGGTCGCCAAGGAGACCCGGCTGCCCAGCGAGGGCAGCCTGTACGGCCCGTTGCCGTTCCACACGGACTGCAACAAACCGAGCTTCTGCAAGGACGCCCGCTCGAACACGTGCATCGTGCACCGCGTCGGCGAGGAGGCGCAGACGCTCTTCTACCTGGTCCCGTCCCTGGAGCAGTACAACGCCCGCTTCAACTTCACCACCTTGGGGTTGGGCAGCGGCAGCGCCTGCGTGCTCATGGCGGACTTCGATTTCGACAACTACGACGGCGTGTGCGGGGCGCCTTTCGTTCGCTACATGCTCGTGAGGAACCTGCACTACGGCACGCAGAGCGCTTCCAGGAAGCCCCTGTACGGCCTGTACAGGCAGCCGGACTGTCGCTACTAA
- the LOC135907691 gene encoding uncharacterized protein isoform X2 translates to MHRQALRSKSGISPSESPTARPPPEPARAEPLRPAPPPKVEPTGVQAPALERPAGRRYAGFPGVGATQVAPDVILFAPRRTPLGSVGTASVGSPAAEMPDVPSPERRAVLPDQETPEEERLCMRSWAVCAAAMAPVVFSTWMLLLPFVFRGNGTVVRLPPLPAQPSATSPGPAGPTLAKPSPTTQSSKSSTPTIDCNIGPEVKDVLQPFNATVYRVSASLGESTPSELMCLFNNTRVNAWTGQAKYYSVQSLPLQICSTLVYWSVGFRDGRMLSRMPVFDKNHGMHRLRRITDRLASADMKILLALGGYPEDGPQFTATGRDPSTLDSLTAHVLATVKQLRLNGVALHWMQPHPGCRSGDDRLAFTRVVSGFRKAFAQGAEPERRIVSVITDSEPVSIEYAVKVAHAVDYIFVFAYRMPQRLPEPFRLCEQFTEQTSATLHAFVRVGTVKAGVKTGTLCLVESVAPVTARAVWDPVAKETRLPSEGSLYGPLPFHTDCNKPSFCKDARSNTCIVHRVGEEAQTLFYLVPSLEQYNARFNFTTLGLGSGSACVLMADFDFDNYDGVCGAPFVRYMLVRNLHYGTQSASRKPLYGLYRQPDCRY, encoded by the exons ATGCATCGCCAAGCCCTGCGCTCCAAATCCGGCATCTCGCCGTCGGAGTCGCCCACCGCGAGGCCTCCTCCCGAACCGGCGCGGGCAGAACCCctccggccggcgccgccgcccAAGGTCGAGCCGACGGGCGTCCAGGCGCCCGCGTTGGAACGCCCCGCGGGTCGACGCTACGCCGGCTTCCCGGGAGTCGGCGCCACCCAG GTCGCGCCCGACGTCATCCTGTTCGCCCCGCGACGGACGCCGCTGGGCAGCGTCGGCACGGCGAGCGTCGGCAGCCCGGCCGCCGAGATGCCGGACGTGCCGTCGCCCGAGCGACGGGCGGTCCTGCCCGACCAGGAGACGCCCGAGGAAGAGCGCCTCTGCATGCGCAGCTGGGCCGTGTGCGCCGCGGCCATGGCGCCCGTCGTGTTCTCCACGTGGATGCTCCTGCTGCCGTTCGTGTTCCGAGGCAACGGCACCGTGGTCCGGCTGCCGCCCCTGCCGGCGCAGCCGTCCGCGACTTCGCCGGGGCCCGCAG GTCCGACACTGGCGAAGCCGAGTCCTACTACTCAGTCGTCCAAGTCGTCGACCCCGACCATCGACTGCAACATCGGACCCGAGGTGAAAGACGTCTTGCAACCGTTCAACGCGACCGTCTACAGGGTGAGCGCCTCCTTGGGCGAGTCGACGCCGTCCGAACTGATGTGCCTATTCAACAACACGCGCGTCAATGCGTGGACCGGCCAGGCCAAGTACTACTCCGTCCAGTCGCTGCCCCTCCAGATCTGCTCGACGCTCGTCTACTGGTCGGTCGGCTTCCGGGACGGCCGAATGCTGAGCCGGATGCCCGTGTTCGACAAGAATCACGGCATGCACCGACTCCGGCGGATCACGGACCGTCTCGCCAGCGCCGACATGAAGATCCTCCTGGCGTTGGGCGGATACCCCGAGGACGGCCCCCAATTCACCGCGACCGGGCGTGACCCGAGCACGCTCGACTCGCTCACCGCCCACGTCCTGGCCACCGTGAAGCAGCTGCGCCTGAACGGCGTGGCCCTGCACTGGATGCAGCCGCACCCGGGCTGCCGCAGCGGCGACGACCGCCTCGCCTTCACCAGGGTCGTGTCGGGGTTTCGCAAGGCCTTCGCCCAGGGCGCCGAGCCGGAACGGCGCATCGTCTCGGTGATCACGGACAGCGAGCCCGTCAGCATCGAGTACGCGGTGAAAGTGGCCCACGCGGTGGACTACATCTTCGTGTTCGCCTACCGGATGCCGCAGCGGCTGCCGGAGCCGTTTCGGCTGTGTGAACAGTTCACGGAGCAGACGAGTGCGACGCTCCACGCGTTCGTCCGGGTCGGCACCGTTAAAGCGGGCGTCAAGACGGGCACCCTGTGCCTCGTCGAGTCGGTGGCGCCGGTGACCGCGCGCGCGGTCTGGGACCCGGTCGCCAAGGAGACCCGGCTGCCCAGCGAGGGCAGCCTGTACGGCCCGTTGCCGTTCCACACGGACTGCAACAAACCGAGCTTCTGCAAGGACGCCCGCTCGAACACGTGCATCGTGCACCGCGTCGGCGAGGAGGCGCAGACGCTCTTCTACCTGGTCCCGTCCCTGGAGCAGTACAACGCCCGCTTCAACTTCACCACCTTGGGGTTGGGCAGCGGCAGCGCCTGCGTGCTCATGGCGGACTTCGATTTCGACAACTACGACGGCGTGTGCGGGGCGCCTTTCGTTCGCTACATGCTCGTGAGGAACCTGCACTACGGCACGCAGAGCGCTTCCAGGAAGCCCCTGTACGGCCTGTACAGGCAGCCGGACTGTCGCTACTAA